In one window of Henckelia pumila isolate YLH828 chromosome 1, ASM3356847v2, whole genome shotgun sequence DNA:
- the LOC140877802 gene encoding thioredoxin H-type: protein MGLCLTKSTNDGDDSDHNVELAGGNVHLITTKEGWEQKMAEAKADGKIVIANFSASWCGPCRIIAPLYVELSEKHPSVMFLTVDVDELTEFSTSWDIKATPTFFFLKDGQQLDKLVGANKPELQKKVTAILDSTASCET from the exons TCTACAAATGATGGAGATGATTCTGATCATAATGTTGAATTGGCTGGTGGAAATGTGCACCTTATCACGACAAAGGAAGGTTGGGAACAAAAAATGgcagaagctaaggcagatggAAAGATT GTAATCGCCAATTTTAGCGCTTCATGGTGTGGCCCTTGCAGAATTATTGCACCTCTCTACGTCGAGCTGTCTGAGAAGCACCCTTCTGTAATGTTTTTGACAGTTGATGTGGATGAGCTTACT GAATTTAGCACGTCATGGGATATCAAAGCAACTCCAACCTTCTTTTTCCTTAAAGACGGGCAACAACTTGACAAACTCGTAGGAGCCAACAAGCCAGAACTGCAGAAGAAGGTGACTGCGATACTTGATTCGACAGCCTCATGCGAGACATAG
- the LOC140880047 gene encoding receptor-like protein kinase FERONIA: MRIRNSPWLLAALSFLLLAFVISAVDYVPTEKIFMSCGGPPDSTDLDGRKWTSDIGSKFMLTSSNSLTATAATQKPSVPQVPYMTARIFQSDFTYSFPVAPGRKFLRLYFYPAAYVGFNAVNGVFSVTCGPYTLMKNFSAAQTTEALNYDYMMKEFSVNVPSEVLNVTFMPSRDTANSYAFVNGIEVVSHPDIYSSDGTDIVVGQSTGFTIDNTTALENLYRLNVGGNDISPSKDTGLHRSWRDDSSYIFSAANGVTEVPDPNVTVSYPPGSPTYTAPLDVYTTLRSMGPNASVNLNYNLTWLFLVDSGFSYLVRLHFCEITDVIYKVNQRVFNVFMNNQTAVQGADVIAMAGSNGVPVHKDYVVFVPTGPPMQDLWLDLHPYTSSKPQFYDAILNGLEIFKINDTHGNLAGPNPTPLPQPIVDAEGSSGSVQSKSNKAAIGGGVGGGIVALLVVGLIICIVSRQRQKHGKDPSTSDGWLPLSLYGNSHSSGSAKTNTTGSYASSLPSNLCRHFSFSEIKAATNGFDEALLLGVGGFGKVYRGEIDSGTKVAIKRGNPLSEQGVHEFQTEIEMLSKLRHRHLVSLIGYCEENCEMILVYDYMAYGTLREHLYKTQKPPLPWKQRLEICIGAARGLHYLHTGAKHTIIHRDVKTTNILLDEKWVAKVSDFGLSKTGPSLDHTHVSTVVKGSFGYLDPEYFRRQQLTEKSDVYSYGVVLFEILCARPALNPTLPKEQVSLAEWALHCHKKGILDQISDPYLKGKIAPECFKKFAETAVKCVSDVGTERPSMGDVLWNLEFALQLQESAEESESFDVKNTTDSSPGFDGNITDSKSSGLSMSIGGRSLASEDSDGLTPSAVFSQIMNPKGR; encoded by the coding sequence ATGAGGATCCGCAATAGTCCTTGGCTCTTAGCGGCCCTTAGTTTTTTGCTGCTTGCATTTGTGATATCGGCCGTCGATTATGTACCAACAGAGAAGATTTTCATGAGCTGTGGAGGTCCTCCCGACTCTACCGACTTGGATGGTCGGAAATGGACGTCAGATATTGGCTCGAAGTTCATGTTAACGAGCAGCAACTCTTTAACCGCCACCGCGGCCACACAAAAACCCTCCGTACCCCAAGTACCTTACATGACAGCTCGAATATTCCAATCGGATTTCACTTACAGTTTCCCTGTGGCACCGGGCCGTAAGTTTCTTCGTTTGTATTTCTATCCCGCAGCCTACGTTGGATTTAATGCTGTCAATGGTGTGTTCTCGGTGACTTGTGGACCCTATACTCTTATGAAGAATTTTAGCGCAGCTCAAACCACGGAGGCCTTGAATTATGATTATATGATGAAGGAGTTCTCTGTTAATGTCCCATCTGAGGTATTGAATGTGACATTCATGCCATCCCGTGATACTGCTAACTCATATGCATTCGTGAATGGGATCGAGGTTGTTTCGCACCCTGATATATATAGTTCAGATGGAACGGATATTGTTGTTGGTCAATCCACTGGATTCACTATTGACAACACTACGGCTCTAGAGAATTTATATCGGCTAAATGTGGGTGGAAACGACATTTCACCCTCCAAAGATACTGGCCTCCACAGGTCGTGGCGTGATGATTCGAGTTACATATTTAGTGCGGCCAATGGAGTTACCGAGGTCCCTGACCCAAATGTGACGGTTAGCTATCCTCCAGGATCGCCAACCTACACTGCCCCACTTGATGTGTACACTACTTTGAGATCAATGGGTCCAAATGCTTCTGTAAACCTAAACTACAATCTAACTTGGCTTTTCCTTGTTGACTCCGGCTTTTCTTATCTGGTTAGACTCCACTTCTGTGAGATAACGGATGTTATTTACAAAGTAAACCAAAGAGTCTTCAATGTCTTCATGAATAATCAGACTGCAGTACAGGGTGCAGATGTTATTGCCATGGCAGGTAGCAACGGTGTCCCTGTTCACAAGGATTATGTGGTTTTTGTTCCCACTGGACCACCAATGCAGGATCTCTGGCTCGATCTACACCCTTATACTTCCTCAAAACCCCAGTTCTATGATGCTATTTTGAACGGTCTTGAGATATTCAAAATAAATGATACCCATGGGAATCTTGCTGGCCCGAATCCAACTCCCCTCCCACAACCAATAGTTGATGCTGAGGGATCATCTGGATCTGTTCAATCTAAAAGTAACAAAGCAGCTATCGGAGGAGGTGTTGGTGGAGGAATTGTTGCACTTCTTGTTGTCGGTTTGATTATATGTATTGTTTCCCGCCAACGCCAAAAGCACGGAAAGGATCCAAGCACTAGTGATGGCTGGCTTCCGCTATCTTTGTATGGAAATTCACATTCTTCCGGATCTGCGAAGACAAACACCACTGGAAGTTATGCTTCCTCACTTCCATCAAACCTTTGTCGTCACTTTTCATTTTCTGAGATCAAGGCTGCAACAAATGGCTTCGATGAGGCTCTTCTCCTCGGGGTTGGAGGTTTTGGTAAAGTTTATCGTGGAGAGATTGACAGCGGCACAAAAGTTGCAATTAAGCGTGGGAACCCACTCTCTGAACAAGGAGTGCATGAATTCCAAACTGAGATTGAAATGCTCTCTAAACTTCGCCACCGTCACCTTGTATCTTTGATTGGGTATTGCGAAGAGAACTGTGAAATGATTCTTGTATATGATTATATGGCTTATGGAACTCTCAGGGAGCATCTTTACAAGACTCAAAAACCGCCATTGCCATGGAAGCAGAGGCTTGAGATTTGTATTGGTGCTGCCCGTGGTTTGCATTATCTGCACACCGGTGCAAAACACACCATCATCCATCGTGATGTCAAGACAACAAACATTCTCTTGGATGAGAAGTGGGTGGCAAAAGTTTCAGATTTTGGGCTGTCGAAAACAGGTCCCTCACTGGATCACACGCATGTCAGCACAGTGGTGAAGGGTAGTTTCGGTTATCTGGATCCAGAGTATTTCAGAAGGCAGCAATTGACTGAAAAATCCGATGTATACTCATACGGAGTTGTACTTTTTGAAATCTTATGCGCTAGGCCGGCACTAAACCCTACTCTCCCCAAAGAACAAGTTAGCTTAGCTGAGTGGGCACTGCATTGTCATAAGAAGGGAATTCTTGACCAGATTAGTGATCCTTATCTTAAGGGTAAGATTGCACCGGAATGCTTTAAAAAATTTGCTGAGACTGCGGTCAAGTGTGTGTCTGATGTTGGAACTGAGAGACCTTCCATGGGCGATGTGTTGTGGAACCTTGAGTTCGCTCTGCAACTTCAGGAAAGTGCAGAGGAAAGTGAATCGTTTGACGTGAAGAATACTACTGACTCATCCCCAGGTTTTGATGGAAACATAACGGATTCAAAAAGCAGTGGATTGTCAATGAGCATCGGTGGACGCAGCCTTGCCAGCGAAGACTCAGATGGGTTGACGCCAAGTGCAGTTTTTTCTCAGATAATGAATCCCAAAGGTCGCTAA
- the LOC140874738 gene encoding serine/threonine-protein kinase STN8, chloroplastic, translated as MTRRSPIFKPCFVPGEPLVMASLLSPPVTSFAHYSKPSIYFFKTPTSLPCKRNSIKCNSFLDDISQSLSNDSLHLDRFTAFQQLQSAVGELPEVQKWEILILSGLVWIYLTARPGVLMGAIDAYIFAPLQLGLDILLGRRNLKRRDFLVADRLGEGSFGVVYSGLIVPKNVDVDQSVTKRAGAKSVQLKQGLKDKVILKQVKIGVQGAVECGDYEEWFNYRLSRAAPDTCAEFLGSFVSDKTDTMYTKGEKWLVWKFEGDLDLADYMNARGFPLNLESVVFGRKLQGLEPIERNALIIKQIMRQIISSLKKIHDTGIVHRDVKPSNLVVTKNGRIKLIDFGAATDLRIGKNYVPDRGLLDPDYCPPELYVMPEETPRPPPEPIAALISPFLWQLNSPDLFDMYSAGIVLVQMAIPSLRSKAGLKNFNLELKGVGYDLNRWREKSRTRADLSILDLDSGRGWDLATKLITPRSFLRRGRLSAAAALRHPYFLLGADQAAALLSKLTVIKR; from the exons ATGACGCGACGCAGTCCCATCTTCAAACCTTGCTTCGTTCCGGGAGAGCCATTGGTGATGGCTTCACTTCTGTCCCCGCCTGTAACTTCATTTGCCCATTACTCCAAACCATCCATTTACTTCTTCAAAACCCCCACTTCACTGCCCTGTAAAAGGAATTCCATCAAATGCAACTCTTTTCTTGATGACATTTCTCAGAGCTTGTCAAACGATTCCCTTCATTTGGACCGATTTACTGCTTTCCAGCAACTCCAAAGTGCTGTCGGGGAGCTGCCAGAAGTTCAAAAATGGGAGATTTTGATCCTTTCTGGTCTTGTTTGGATATACCTGACTGCTAGGCCCGGAGTTCTTATGGGGGCTATTGATGCGTATATTTTCGCTCCTCTGCAACTGGGATTGGACATTTTACTCGGGAGAAGGAATCTAAAGAGAAGGGATTTTTTGGTTGCTGATAGATTGGGTGAAGGGTCGTTCGGTGTTGTTTACTCTGGACTGATCGTTCCCAAGAACGTCGATGTGGATCAAAGTGTGACGAAACGAGCAGGTGCGAAATCTGTTCAGCTAAAACAAGGGCTTAAAGATAAGGTTATTCTCAAGCAG GTAAAGATTGGAGTTCAAGGTGCGGTGGAGTGTGGGGATTATGAGGAGTGGTTCAATTACAGACTGTCGAGAGCAGCTCCAGATACATGCGCTGAGTTTCTGGGCAGCTTTGTATCAGATAAAACTGATACTATGTATACAAAGGGTGAGAAATGGCTTGTCTGGAAATTTGAG GGTGATCTAGACCTCGCCGATTACATGAACGCTCGCGGGTTCCCGTTGAATTTAGAGTCTGTGGTGTTTGGTCGCAAGCTGCAAGGGCTAGAGCCCATTGAACGCAATGCTTTGATCATCAAGCAAATAATGCGCCAGATCATTAGTTCCCTCAAGAAAATCCATGACACGGGGATCGTTCATCGAGACGTAAAGCCATCCAACTTGGTTGTCACGAAAAACGGACGAATAAAACTCATAGACTTCGGTGCAGCAACAGACCTACGAATCGGGAAAAACTATGTCCCCGACCGTGGCCTGCTAGACCCCGATTACTGTCCACCCGAACTTTATGTAATGCCTGAAGAAACCCCGAGACCACCGCCGGAGCCCATCGCTGCGCTGATATCCCCGTTCTTGTGGCAACTCAACAGCCCTGATCTATTCGACATGTACTCGGCGGGCATAGTGTTGGTGCAAATGGCAATACCAAGCTTAAGGTCCAAAGCGGGATTGAAGAACTTTAACTTGGAATTGAAGGGAGTGGGATATGACTTGAATAGATGGAGGGAGAAGAGTAGGACGAGGGCCGACCTCTCCATACTCGATCTCGACTCGGGGCGAGGCTGGGATTTGGCCACGAAACTGATAACTCCAAGAAGTTTCTTGAGGCGGGGGCGTCTATCGGCCGCAGCTGCTCTAAGGCATCCTTATTTTTTGTTGGGTGCGGATCAAGCTGCTGCTCTTCTCTCCAAACTCACTGTAATCAAACGCTGA
- the LOC140866403 gene encoding uncharacterized protein — protein MSVQSPDSGRHLKISSNRKALQPKIDPFPNALNNIVTNSTDVKSKCTLYVDISNKENIHPMIQSFETSLAQELSAIREKLERLRIDRENTDEVLRQRMTKLDSHMKEILNRWEDQKQLEMEVDRLYRLKEIRLSCMRVSPVKSLREKEQEKVSKESRAKENGREEEKSDEIPSHSGIGK, from the exons ATGTCAGTTCAATCTCCGGATTCCGGCCGCCACCTGAAAATTAGCAGCAACCGCAAAGCTCTGCAGCCTAAGATCGACCCATTCCCTAATGCCCTCAACAATATTGTTACTAACAGTACTGATGTGAAGTCGAAGTGTACGTTATACGTCGACATCTCGAACAAGGAGAACATCCATCCCATGATCCAATCCTTCGAAACCTCGCTTGCCCAGGAGCTCAGCGCCATCCGTGAGAAGCTAGAGAGATTGAGGATCGACAGGGAAAACACCGATGAAGTCCTGAGGCAGAGGATGACGAAGCTGGATTCCCACATGAAGGAGATTCTTAATAGATGGGAAGACCAGAAGCAGCTGGAGATGGAGGTCGATCGGTTGTACCGTTTGAAAGAGATCAGATTATCTTGCATg AGAGTGTCTCCAGTTAAATCACTGAGAGAAAAGGAACAAGAGAAGGTGTCAAAGGAAAGTCGAGCAAAG GAGAATGGAAGGGAGGAGGAGAAATCAGATGAAATCCCATCGCATAGTGGAATTGGGAAATGA